One genomic window of Polyangium aurulentum includes the following:
- a CDS encoding circularly permuted type 2 ATP-grasp protein — protein sequence MAVEHQATSLFAGYPVAPGTFDELVDARGDIRPAFQRALSALGATSPEGFARFQSLAERSLLNQGVTFSVYADARGTEKIFPFCLVPRMVSAHDWAHVERGLEQRVRALGLFLDDVYGEGRILEDKPVLRELVLGAKQFLPTLRGVRPAGGVRIHIAGIDLIRDPDGVFRVLEDNLRTPSGVSYVLENRIVTKRVLPQAFEEARVHPVDHYPARLSGVLRAVSPSTTDYTNAVVLTPGPYNSAYFEHSFLARTMGLELVQPADLFVDDDKVFLRTTRGPRRIHVIYRRIDDAFLDPDAFRPDSVLGVRGLVRAYAAGNVALANALGNGVADDKAVYAFVPDMIRFYLSEEPILDQVHTFVCARKDDARYVLEHLDRLVVKSVDEAGGYGMLMGPTASSEEREAFRRRIEAEPRRFIAQERIELSTCPTWDGKTLSLVPRRVDLRPYVLTSPSGPWVLPGGLSRVALVPGSYIVNSSQGGGSKDTWVQKAPADSGRTA from the coding sequence TGGCAGTAGAACATCAGGCGACGAGCCTCTTTGCCGGGTACCCCGTCGCCCCCGGCACCTTCGACGAGCTCGTGGACGCGCGTGGCGACATCCGCCCCGCTTTCCAGCGAGCCCTCTCCGCCCTCGGCGCGACCTCGCCCGAAGGCTTCGCGCGCTTTCAGTCCCTCGCGGAGCGCTCGCTCCTCAACCAGGGCGTCACCTTCTCCGTCTACGCCGACGCCCGCGGCACCGAGAAGATCTTCCCCTTCTGCCTCGTGCCCCGCATGGTCTCGGCGCACGACTGGGCACACGTCGAGCGCGGCCTCGAGCAGCGCGTCCGCGCCCTCGGCCTCTTCCTCGACGACGTCTACGGCGAGGGCAGGATCCTCGAAGACAAGCCCGTCCTGCGCGAGCTCGTCCTCGGCGCCAAGCAATTCCTGCCCACGCTCCGCGGCGTCCGACCCGCAGGCGGCGTGCGCATCCACATCGCGGGCATCGACCTCATCCGCGATCCCGACGGCGTCTTCCGCGTCCTCGAAGACAACCTCCGCACCCCCTCGGGCGTCTCCTACGTCCTCGAGAACCGCATCGTCACCAAGCGCGTCCTGCCTCAAGCCTTCGAGGAGGCGCGCGTCCACCCCGTCGATCACTACCCCGCTCGCCTCTCCGGCGTCCTGCGCGCGGTCTCGCCCTCCACGACCGACTACACGAACGCGGTGGTCCTCACGCCCGGACCCTACAACTCGGCCTACTTCGAGCACAGCTTCCTCGCGCGCACGATGGGCCTCGAGCTCGTCCAGCCCGCCGATCTCTTCGTCGACGACGACAAGGTCTTTCTGCGCACGACGCGCGGACCGCGCCGCATCCACGTCATCTACCGCCGCATCGACGACGCCTTCCTCGACCCCGACGCCTTCCGGCCCGACTCGGTCCTCGGCGTCCGCGGCCTCGTGCGCGCCTACGCGGCAGGCAACGTCGCGCTCGCCAACGCCCTCGGCAACGGCGTCGCCGACGACAAGGCCGTCTACGCCTTCGTGCCCGACATGATCCGCTTCTACCTCTCCGAGGAGCCCATCCTCGACCAGGTCCACACCTTCGTGTGCGCCAGGAAGGACGACGCGCGCTACGTGCTCGAGCACCTCGATCGCTTGGTGGTCAAATCAGTCGACGAGGCCGGCGGCTACGGCATGCTCATGGGCCCCACGGCCTCCAGCGAGGAGCGCGAGGCCTTCCGCCGCCGCATCGAGGCCGAGCCCCGCCGCTTCATCGCCCAGGAGCGCATCGAGCTTTCCACCTGCCCCACCTGGGACGGCAAGACCCTCTCGCTCGTCCCGCGCCGCGTCGATCTGCGGCCCTACGTGCTCACCTCGCCCTCGGGGCCGTGGGTGCTGCCGGGCGGCCTGTCGCGCGTGGCGCTCGTGCCCGGCTCGTACATCGTCAACTCGAGCCAGGGCGGCGGATCGAAGGACACCTGGGTGCAGAAGGCGCCCGCGGACTCCGGGAGGACGGCGTGA